CGTCTTTGGGGAGCCAATCCTTTCAGATAAGCCAAGAATGCGGCGACAGTCGGTAAAATATTGTTATTAATCGTCGGAGAACCTATACAAATATATTTTGAGGTAAGTACTTCGGTCATAATATCGGAGATATCGTTATATTTAAGATTCATCATTCGGGTAGTAATACCTTTTGCCTCGTAGGCATTTTGAATTGCAAAGGCAATCTTTTCGGTAGAGTTCCACATTGTATCGTACACAATCACCGCTTTTTCTTCCGTTTCATACTTGGACCATTTCTGGTACTCACTGATTATAGCCGGAATATTTGTACGCCAAATTATTCCATGGCTAGGGGCAATTGTCTCGATTTCTAGACCACCAACGGATTCTAAGGCTTTTTGAACTTGACTACCATAAGGAAGAACGATATTTGCATAGTACTTTGCAGCTTCTTCCATCACAATACCGAGTGGAAGTTGGTCATCAAAACGTTCCGAAGTTGCGATATGCTGACCGAAAGCATCGTTAGAAAATAAAATCTTTTCTTCAGGAACAAAGCAAACCATGTTGTCAGGCCAATGAACCATTGGAGTATTAACAAAGGTCAAATTACGATTGCCCAAACACAGTGTTTCTCCCGATTTCATGATGGTATAATCCCAATTCCCTTTGTAGTGGGCTTTTAGTCCTTTCTCTCCATTGGGTGATGTAAATAGTTTAGCGTTAGGTGTTAAGGCCATGATCCGAGGCAATCCACCAGAATGATCCATTTCCACATGATTTGAGACAACATAGTCAATTTTTGTTGGATCAATAATTTCCGATATCCTGGCTAACATTTCATCAATTAAGTAATGCTTCACAGTATCGATAAGAGTCACCTTTTCATCAATGATGAGATAGGCATTATAGGTCGTTCCTCTCGGGGTGGAATATCCGTGAAAATTACGGATATTCCAGTCAATTCCCCCAACCCAATAAATGTTTTCTTTAATTTGAATCGGTTTCATGTATTCACCTTCTTGTTTCTCCTTATTCTATGGGTTCAAATTGATCTTTTGTAACACCACATGTTGGGCAAACCCAGTCATCCGGAATATCTTCAAACGATGTTCCGGGGGCAATACCGGAATCCTGATCTCCAATGGCAGGGTCGTAAACATAACCACAAACGGAACACTGATATTTTTTCATTTTATTGTCCTCCTTTTTTATTTGAAGTTTATTATCTTCTCTATGGTTGACTACTTTACTACGAGTACTGGGCATTGAATATGCGCGAGAACTCGTTGAGTTACGCTTCCCAATACAGCGCCTGTAATCGGTCCATGACCGTGACTACCCATTACTACGAGGTCAAAGTCTCCTTTAGCTTCTTCAATAATTGCAGCTGCAGGATGACCGGAAATATGCTTCTTCTGTATGCGAATATCGGGTACGTCAATTCCCGTTAAAGCTGCTTCCAACGCCGCTTCTCCGATTTGATCTATTTGCTCTTGAGGTACAACAATATCATAAGACACTGTATAGCCCCAATACGCCTCAGGATTGTACGTAACATGGAAAAGTTCAACTTCAGAGTTAAATTGCCTCGCAAGTTGTAATGCAGTAATCAAAGCCTTGCGTGAAGCCTCCGAAACATCGGTGGGAACCAGAATTCTTTTAAACATTTCGATCAACCTTTCCTATTTATAGATTTAAGCATTTCGGAAATGATTCTACGGCTAGAGGATTAAACCAGCTCTAAAAGTATGAGACAAAAGGTATTAATCGAAGCTATGCTTAATTTATAATTATTATATCATAGTAATAATTATTGTTCAATATACATCTTATGGTTTTTTTTAATAATGATTCAGATTTATTGATCCGATGTTTAATGGACCTGAAATGTATTAGATAACCGATGGTTGCTTTGCAACAAACAAATTATGTAACAAAAATAGCGCCCTTAGCAATTATAACTAAGGCCGCTTTACACTCTTTTAGGCATCTTTTCTTTTAGTGTTTTCTTCGCAAAATTCATTAACTCCATTTCTTCTTTTGTAAATAAAATCTTAACAGCTCGTGGCCTTTTAGTCCCACCACGACACTTGCAACGGGTTTCTGTCCACTAATCGTTTATAAGCATACTTTGGGAAACCTACTAACAATCCACCGGTGACAACCATGTTTTCTGGCAGCTTCAAGATATTCAATAATGGCTTATAATTGGCAGATGCGCATCCTTCAAAGAATCCCGCCCAACATGTTCCCAATTCAATAGCCGGAGCGTAGAGCTCAGCGTACGCGAGTGAAAAATGTGTATTATCTCGTCCACGGGGTTGAAAGTTCTTTGAAGTCATGGCCACGATAAGACTCGGAGCGTTTCGTAAAATAACATCTTGACCAGTTTTACGATAAGTGTCTACTACTCCACTATAATACTGTGCCCATGCAGAACCACTTCGTACTAGCTCTTCCATCCAATCAACTGTAACGGCCGTTATTTTGCGCAGCGTTTCAGCGTTATCAATGACGAGATAAGCAACACCTTGAGTGTTGCCTCCGGTTGGTGCCAATCGCGCGATATCGAGGAGCTGCACTATTTTTTCCCGTGGTACAGGATTTTGTTTGTAGCGGCGAATAGATCGTCGAGAACGGAGAAAGCGGGCTGCAGTGTCAGCGTCAAGGACAGGCACATTTTCAAGCGGCAATTGTTTGGCGAGTGGTGCCTTCACGTTATCCATTGCCGCCACAGGGCACACAGCCACGCAGTGTCCACAGGCAATACAATTCCGTTCTGTGGCCTGCGGCACTTGATTCTCCATAATGATACTTCCTGAGGGGCAGACTTCTGCACAAAGTCCACAGCGGATACATTTCTCTTGGTTAACTTGAATCAGATCCATATTCATCACTCCTACTTTCCAATTTTTCTAGTCTTCTGCAAATTCTTCATTCTCTAAAATGACCATTCGTTTAAAAATGTTCTAAAAAAATACCTTAGCAAGGTCTACATATTGCTAATAGTATAAATAACTTTTAGGGTAACAGTATTTTTTCAAATAAGGTCTCAATTGTATTTTTCACTGGTTTCGTTGATTTTTCGATCTTCATTCGTAACAAACTGCCTTGCCAAGCATCCCAGAACAAATCAGCTAAACATTCTGCCGATAAATCGATCCTAACTTTACCACTCTTCTGGCCACTTAGTAAGCGTTGCGCTAATATCTTTTTGAATTCACCGACAGCAATCTCTAACGCCACACGACATTCTTCACTGGCTTCACTGATTTCACCTGCTAAGTTACCCAGCAAGCAACCCTTCTTAGGATCAGCCGATTCATATGCTGCAGTGAGCTGTACAAAAACTGTACTTAGCGCCAAATACGCATCGCCATGATCTTCTGCCTCCAACAAAATTTTCCATTGCTCAATATGTGTTTCGGTATAAAAACGAATAATTTCTACGCCGAACTCTTCCTTGCTAGCAAAATAATTATAGAATGAGCCTTTAGGTATACCAGCAATGGTGGCGATTTCTTGAATACCAGTGGCATTAAAGCCTTTTTGCTCCAAAAGAGATAAGCCGGTTTCTAATAGCTTCCTTTTCGTTTGTTCTAAATCTGCACATTTTTTTCTTGTCATGGCTTAATTATATAACTGGTCATATTAATTGTAAATACTCACGACGTTTTCATGGCCGTTTTCTCATTAACAGACGGATTCTTGGATTATCACTGGATTTTTCCCCCTCTTCCAGGCTTGATCTGATTCATAAGTGTCACATGCAACATAATTAGTATATACCTGAATCATTTTATACACTCCTTATTACGTATCTTTTACTTTTCTTTTTCGCCGGACTTTCCTCATTTCCTTTCAAAAGAATGTACTGTAAAATGCTTAAAATGATTAGGCCCTCCTGATGCTGAAATGCAGCTACAGGAGGGCCTAATCATTTGAGGAATGGTGTCATGAACGGATTATACTGAGATAATGCAGCCACTTTAACTCCCTGCAGGATGTGGACTATGTGATTCATTCATTAAGAAAGCACTTTAAGATTTTGGATTAGGCTGTTTTTGTGATTCGTACTCCGCAAGCTTTATACTCATAGGTCTTGGACACCTTATCCGCAGCTCCATTAGTTAAGACATTCGTCGGGGTCTCCATATAATGGAATGTCATAAAGATCATCCCCTGGGGTACACGTTCGGTTATGCGGATTTTCGTTTCCAGTTCTCCCCGCCGGGAGACCACCTTAACACGTTCCCCCTCTTTAACGTCCAGTTGTTGAGCATCTAAGGGATTAATCTCAGCAAGTTCTTCGGGAGAATAACTTTCCAGAGCTTCTGAATTTTGGGTAAACACGTTGTAATGAGAGAGTTTGCGTCCGGTGTTTAATACGAAGGGATACTCTTCATCCGGCAGTTCATTGGCTGCCTGATACTCTATAGGCATAAAGAGTCCTTTGCCGCGAGAGAAGGTTTCTTGATGGAGGACTTTACTCCCGGGATGGTCGAGACTCGGCACCGGCCACTGCAATCCTTGCGTCCCCAGACGTTGGTGAGAAATCCCTCCATAGAGAGGAGTAAGACTGGCTATTTCCTGCATAACCTCTTCGGAAGATTCATAAGAAGATGGATAACCCATACGGTTGGCAAGTTCAATAATGATTTCTCCATCCGTCCTGGCATTGCCAATGGGCTTGATGGCCTGATTAACCATTTGTACCCGCCGCTCCGCATTCGTAAAGGTGCCGGTCTTCTCGGCAAAACTGGCTCCCGGCAGCACGACATCTGCCAGTTTAGCTGTCTCTGACATAAAGATGTCCTGCACAACAAGGAAATCGAGGGACTCTAAGCCTTTGCGTACATGATTGGCATCGGCATCAGTGATCACAGGATCCTCACCCATAATATACATAGCACGCAGATCTCTGTTAATAGCGGCCTTGAACATATCAGGAAGCATGAGTCCTATATTAGGATCGAGGGAAACTCCCCAGGCTTCTTCGAATTTCTTCCGCACTTCCGGATTTACGACCTTCTGATAGCCGGGGTAATCGCCGGGCAGTGCTCCCATATCGCAAGAACCTTGCACATTATTTTGTCCGCGCAAAGGGTTAACTCCGGAACACTCTTTACCCACATTCCCCGTCAGCATAGCCAGGTTGGCCAGGCTCATTACATTGTCCGTACCGGTGGTGTGCTCCGTAATCCCCAAGGTATAGAAAATCATGGCCCGTTCTGCCGTAGCATAAATCCTGGCCGCTTCCTCTAGTTGTTCCACAGGAACCCCAGTGATTTGACTTACTTTTTCCGGCGGATAGTTTTCCAGATTCTCCCCGAACTTATCAAAACCTTCCGTCCTTGCTTCAATAAAGGAAGGATCTTCCCAGCCATTCGCCAGGATAATGTTCATGATGCCATTAATAAGGGCGACATCCGTCCCGGGGCGAAGTCTTAACCAGAGATGGGAGCTCTCCGCCAGCTCAATTTGCCGGGGATCGGCGACAATCAGCTTTGCCCCTTTGGCTAGGGCTTGTTTCATCTTTGTCCCCACAACCGGGTGTGCTTCCGTAGGATTTGCTCCGATGACAAACATGACTTTGGCGTTAGGGATTTCTTCAAAGGAGTTGGTTGATGCTCCCGAGCCAAAGGAAACGGCCAGACCGGCAACTGTGGGTGCGTGACAGACCCTGGCGCAATGATCAATATTGTTGGTTCCAATAACTCCACGCATGAACTTTTGCAAAAGGTAATTTTCTTCATTTGTACAGTGAGCCGAACTTAAGGCAGCCAGTGCATTCGCCCCGTAATTCTCCTTGATTTCCCGGAACTTTGCCGCCACCAAATCTAAGGCCTCATCCCATTCCGCGGGCACCAGCACTCCATCTTTGCGAATCAAAGGTGTCGTTAAGCGATTAGGGTTATTAATCATATCCATTCCGAATCGGCCTTTGACACATAAGGCTTTGCCATTCACCGGGGCATTGGGATTTGAGGTAACACCAATTACTTTTCCATCTTTCACATTGAGATCGAAGTTACAGCCTGTCCCACAAAATGGGCAGGTTGTTTGAACTTTCTTCACTTCCCAAGGGCGCCCTTCACCCACCATTTTCTTCTCGCTTAGTGCACCTACCGGGCAGACTGAAACACATGAACCACAGAAGACACAATCGGATTCGTGATAAGGAAGATTAAAGGCCGGACCTACCTGAGTATCGAACCCTCGGAAGGAAAAATCCAAAACGCTTCGACCTTGAATTTCCTCACACACCCGAATACATTTGCCGCACAATACACATTTATTAGGATTCCTGACAATGAAGGGATTCCCGTCGTCCAGGGGCAGACTGCGGCGTTCGCCCTGATAAAGTTCTCCGGTAACACCGTATTCATAGGCGTACTTAGCTAAGGAACAATCCCCCATCTTTTGACAAGTCATACAATTCAAGGGATGATTCGCCACCAACAGCTCTAAAATAGTTTTCCGGGCTGCCCGGACTTTGAGATTTTGGGTTTCAACCACCATGCCCTGGGATACTTGGGTTACACAAGACGGAGGAAGATTGCGCATTCCTTCAATTTGGACAATACACAAACGACAGGAACCTGCAGGGGTAAGTTCCGGGTCATGACACAAAGTAGGAATTGGAATGTTATGCATCCTACATGCTTCAAGTACGGTCGTTCCCTTGGGTACGCTCACTTCGCGCCCATCAATTGTTAAGGTAAACCACTCCAAAATGTCTCACTCCTCATTTGCATTGTTATTAATATCGTCAATATTACTTAAAAATCACCAATACGTTGTTCTGCTTAAACAATGTATTGGTGATTTTAAAACGTTAGAGACTTGCTCAATACGCCATAAACACAAGTGCCGCAAACAATCAGGAAACTTATTCCTTAGAAACCATTATGCATAATATAATAGTTATATCTTTGCATAAGATATTGCTTATGAAACTTATTATAGCCTGTTTTGAAAATATATGCTAGTCATTACTTTGACTTTTATGGGAAAATTCACAAAAGGATCACATTCCATTGCTTTCCAGAAAATCCCGGAGTAAATTCATACAGACAACCTTGCGATATTCCGCGGAAATTCTTCCCCTAATTGGCAGGATCGCCTGGTCATAGGCTCTGAGATATTCTTTCTTAAGAGCTTTAGCCTCTTCGATGGTTTTACCGATCAGCATAGCGTCAAGATCCGGGCGTCTGATCACAACCTCACTGACTGCCCCGAAAGCAGTCTGACAGCAGACGACCCTGCCGCCCTCTGCAGCAAAGATGCCGGCAAAGGATACCCTGGAAATTGCCAGGGCATTTCTGGCCCCAACCTTCTTGTAATAGTAATGATTCAGACCGGTTTTAGGCATCAAAATCTCCGCGAGAAGTTCATCAGCCTCCAGAGAGGTTTTATTTCTGCCCAGATAGAACTGGCTTATGGGAATGACTCGTTCCCCTTGGCTGCTGATCAGGCGCAATTTCGAGTCGGCAGCCCAAAAGATCAGGGCACTGTCCGCCTTTGGCGATCCGTTGCAGATATTGCCGCCGGCGGTGCCCAGGTTGCGAATGGCTGGTGCCGCGATCTGGGAAACAGCTTCTTTTAAAATTGCCGGAGCCAGGTCACTTTCCAGAATATCTGTAAAGGTACAGGCAGCACCAATCCTAATGTATTCCCCATCCTCCGTGATGTTTTTCAGTTCGG
This Desulfosporosinus orientis DSM 765 DNA region includes the following protein-coding sequences:
- a CDS encoding nitroreductase family protein, whose amino-acid sequence is MDLIQVNQEKCIRCGLCAEVCPSGSIIMENQVPQATERNCIACGHCVAVCPVAAMDNVKAPLAKQLPLENVPVLDADTAARFLRSRRSIRRYKQNPVPREKIVQLLDIARLAPTGGNTQGVAYLVIDNAETLRKITAVTVDWMEELVRSGSAWAQYYSGVVDTYRKTGQDVILRNAPSLIVAMTSKNFQPRGRDNTHFSLAYAELYAPAIELGTCWAGFFEGCASANYKPLLNILKLPENMVVTGGLLVGFPKYAYKRLVDRNPLQVSWWD
- a CDS encoding TetR/AcrR family transcriptional regulator, which codes for MTRKKCADLEQTKRKLLETGLSLLEQKGFNATGIQEIATIAGIPKGSFYNYFASKEEFGVEIIRFYTETHIEQWKILLEAEDHGDAYLALSTVFVQLTAAYESADPKKGCLLGNLAGEISEASEECRVALEIAVGEFKKILAQRLLSGQKSGKVRIDLSAECLADLFWDAWQGSLLRMKIEKSTKPVKNTIETLFEKILLP
- a CDS encoding universal stress protein, producing the protein MFKRILVPTDVSEASRKALITALQLARQFNSEVELFHVTYNPEAYWGYTVSYDIVVPQEQIDQIGEAALEAALTGIDVPDIRIQKKHISGHPAAAIIEEAKGDFDLVVMGSHGHGPITGAVLGSVTQRVLAHIQCPVLVVK
- the rd gene encoding rubredoxin; amino-acid sequence: MKKYQCSVCGYVYDPAIGDQDSGIAPGTSFEDIPDDWVCPTCGVTKDQFEPIE
- a CDS encoding FAD binding domain-containing protein, which encodes MVKGYHPASLEEALAIRAREMVIPYAGGTDLMIKPEEKAGYLFLNKVSELKNITEDGEYIRIGAACTFTDILESDLAPAILKEAVSQIAAPAIRNLGTAGGNICNGSPKADSALIFWAADSKLRLISSQGERVIPISQFYLGRNKTSLEADELLAEILMPKTGLNHYYYKKVGARNALAISRVSFAGIFAAEGGRVVCCQTAFGAVSEVVIRRPDLDAMLIGKTIEEAKALKKEYLRAYDQAILPIRGRISAEYRKVVCMNLLRDFLESNGM
- the fdhF gene encoding formate dehydrogenase subunit alpha; translated protein: MEWFTLTIDGREVSVPKGTTVLEACRMHNIPIPTLCHDPELTPAGSCRLCIVQIEGMRNLPPSCVTQVSQGMVVETQNLKVRAARKTILELLVANHPLNCMTCQKMGDCSLAKYAYEYGVTGELYQGERRSLPLDDGNPFIVRNPNKCVLCGKCIRVCEEIQGRSVLDFSFRGFDTQVGPAFNLPYHESDCVFCGSCVSVCPVGALSEKKMVGEGRPWEVKKVQTTCPFCGTGCNFDLNVKDGKVIGVTSNPNAPVNGKALCVKGRFGMDMINNPNRLTTPLIRKDGVLVPAEWDEALDLVAAKFREIKENYGANALAALSSAHCTNEENYLLQKFMRGVIGTNNIDHCARVCHAPTVAGLAVSFGSGASTNSFEEIPNAKVMFVIGANPTEAHPVVGTKMKQALAKGAKLIVADPRQIELAESSHLWLRLRPGTDVALINGIMNIILANGWEDPSFIEARTEGFDKFGENLENYPPEKVSQITGVPVEQLEEAARIYATAERAMIFYTLGITEHTTGTDNVMSLANLAMLTGNVGKECSGVNPLRGQNNVQGSCDMGALPGDYPGYQKVVNPEVRKKFEEAWGVSLDPNIGLMLPDMFKAAINRDLRAMYIMGEDPVITDADANHVRKGLESLDFLVVQDIFMSETAKLADVVLPGASFAEKTGTFTNAERRVQMVNQAIKPIGNARTDGEIIIELANRMGYPSSYESSEEVMQEIASLTPLYGGISHQRLGTQGLQWPVPSLDHPGSKVLHQETFSRGKGLFMPIEYQAANELPDEEYPFVLNTGRKLSHYNVFTQNSEALESYSPEELAEINPLDAQQLDVKEGERVKVVSRRGELETKIRITERVPQGMIFMTFHYMETPTNVLTNGAADKVSKTYEYKACGVRITKTA
- a CDS encoding FprA family A-type flavoprotein — its product is MKPIQIKENIYWVGGIDWNIRNFHGYSTPRGTTYNAYLIIDEKVTLIDTVKHYLIDEMLARISEIIDPTKIDYVVSNHVEMDHSGGLPRIMALTPNAKLFTSPNGEKGLKAHYKGNWDYTIMKSGETLCLGNRNLTFVNTPMVHWPDNMVCFVPEEKILFSNDAFGQHIATSERFDDQLPLGIVMEEAAKYYANIVLPYGSQVQKALESVGGLEIETIAPSHGIIWRTNIPAIISEYQKWSKYETEEKAVIVYDTMWNSTEKIAFAIQNAYEAKGITTRMMNLKYNDISDIMTEVLTSKYICIGSPTINNNILPTVAAFLAYLKGLAPQRRVGFGFGSYGWGGQSVGLIEEALKSMRFEVLDQIRIQYIPDSDQLKEVTKKVMEGLG